From the Streptomyces pluripotens genome, one window contains:
- a CDS encoding FAD-dependent monooxygenase, giving the protein MAKIVVAGGGIGGLAAALSVARRGHDVVVLERGLRFAEFGAGLQLAPNGMHALARLGLGAEVRARAAHVDELRFMDGVTGEHVTSVPLTEGYRQRFRNPYVVMHRGELHGLLLAACRDAARIELCPARSVAGYEQDGTRAAAVLDTGERITGDALIGADGIHSAVRRQLVGDGPPRISGITVYRAIVPMDQVPQRLRCNAVTWWTGPGCHFVHYAIAGGKYLNLAASFDGGATRALAGVPVEEHVVRDLFTVLGATPRQLIGLGEQWKSWVLIDRAPVDHWTDGPVALLGDAAHPMLHYAAQGACQALEDAVVLGDLLDGGEAGFAQCLAEYNRLRRDRTAAVQRISRASIALWHPAGAAATARNAALSRMSPSDLHDHLAWMHGARDFTAGAPPALPHQEAAR; this is encoded by the coding sequence ATGGCGAAGATAGTCGTCGCCGGCGGCGGCATCGGTGGGCTGGCCGCCGCACTGAGCGTCGCACGACGGGGCCACGACGTGGTGGTCCTCGAACGCGGCTTGCGCTTCGCCGAGTTCGGCGCCGGGCTCCAGCTGGCGCCGAACGGGATGCACGCCCTGGCCCGCCTTGGTCTGGGTGCCGAGGTCCGGGCCCGCGCGGCGCACGTCGACGAGCTGCGGTTCATGGACGGGGTCACCGGTGAGCACGTCACCAGCGTGCCCCTCACGGAGGGCTACCGGCAGCGGTTCCGCAACCCGTACGTGGTCATGCACCGCGGTGAGCTGCACGGGCTGCTGCTCGCGGCCTGCCGCGACGCGGCGCGCATCGAGCTGTGCCCGGCCCGGTCGGTCGCCGGGTACGAGCAGGACGGCACCCGCGCGGCGGCCGTCCTCGACACCGGTGAGCGGATCACCGGTGACGCGCTGATCGGGGCGGACGGGATCCACTCCGCGGTCCGCCGGCAGTTGGTCGGCGACGGTCCGCCACGCATCTCGGGCATCACCGTCTACCGCGCGATCGTCCCGATGGACCAGGTGCCGCAGCGACTGCGGTGCAACGCCGTCACATGGTGGACCGGCCCCGGGTGCCACTTCGTGCACTACGCGATCGCCGGGGGCAAGTACCTCAACCTGGCGGCCAGTTTCGACGGTGGGGCAACCCGGGCGCTCGCCGGCGTCCCGGTGGAGGAGCACGTCGTCCGCGACCTGTTCACGGTGCTCGGCGCGACGCCGCGGCAGCTCATCGGCCTCGGTGAGCAGTGGAAGTCCTGGGTGCTGATCGACCGGGCACCGGTCGATCACTGGACCGACGGTCCGGTCGCCCTGCTCGGGGACGCGGCCCACCCGATGCTGCACTACGCGGCTCAAGGGGCCTGCCAGGCACTTGAGGACGCGGTGGTGCTGGGCGACCTGCTGGACGGCGGCGAAGCCGGCTTCGCCCAGTGCTTGGCGGAGTACAACCGGCTGCGGCGCGACCGCACCGCCGCAGTGCAACGGATCTCCCGCGCGAGCATCGCGCTGTGGCACCCGGCCGGGGCGGCGGCCACGGCCAGGAACGCGGCGCTGTCCAGGATGTCGCCGAGCGACCTGCACGACCACCTCGCGTGGATGCACGGCGCACGCGACTTCACCGCCGGCGCCCCGCCCGCCCTCCCCCACCAGGAGGCGGCCCGATGA
- a CDS encoding class I adenylate-forming enzyme family protein has translation MLLQRVGNRGIRLGTLFERAAARHPANVVVLDHELDLAPGLGRRLTVADIADLVDDFASRLWAAGVRPGDRVVVHKTNGFDITLLACVAARIGAVPVLLSPKLDGATVAELVRRVDRPHLITDQAKLDGELPDTVFDHACQVLLAAGDHPGARRLRDLAGAPRVAPATVSAHHPALITHTSGTTGIPKLAVHTGWTLQARYRPQAAATALVRKRRPVAVHVSFVHSRLFTAMAIAMLRGFPLVMLADDDPRQAADLFARLRPGVIEAHPNTFMRWEELADDPRRPLAQVKYFSSTFDAIHPRTVQRMLRASRHRLPLFAQLYGQSEAGPVVGRIFTRWRGEDADGRCVGRAFPGMTAVRVVSRDGRPVSETSPGYIEVRTNGRVLTYLGEPERYAQQEHDAWWRMGDVGYRTRWGCLHLLDREVDVIPGFGSTLSAEDALFSALDELVEVIIVPGPDSTPVPVVCTRDDKPLDKVAWDRATTGLPRMAEPVQWRRADLPQTATTKIKRLELARALGDGNRSR, from the coding sequence ATGCTGCTGCAACGGGTGGGAAACCGCGGAATCCGGCTGGGCACGCTCTTCGAGCGGGCGGCCGCCCGCCACCCGGCCAACGTCGTGGTCCTCGACCACGAGTTGGACCTGGCACCCGGCCTGGGCCGCCGACTGACCGTCGCGGACATCGCGGATCTGGTCGACGACTTCGCGTCCCGGCTGTGGGCAGCCGGGGTCCGCCCGGGGGACCGGGTGGTCGTCCACAAGACGAATGGCTTCGACATCACCCTGCTGGCGTGCGTGGCGGCACGGATCGGCGCGGTGCCGGTGCTGCTGTCACCGAAGCTCGACGGCGCGACCGTCGCCGAGTTGGTGCGTCGGGTGGACCGACCCCATCTCATCACGGACCAGGCTAAGTTGGACGGCGAGCTGCCCGACACGGTCTTCGACCACGCGTGCCAGGTGCTGCTCGCCGCAGGCGACCATCCCGGCGCCAGACGGCTGCGCGACCTGGCCGGCGCGCCGCGGGTGGCGCCGGCCACCGTGTCCGCCCACCATCCGGCCCTGATCACGCACACGTCCGGCACCACCGGCATCCCCAAGCTGGCCGTGCACACCGGATGGACGCTGCAGGCCCGATACCGGCCGCAGGCCGCTGCGACCGCTCTGGTCCGCAAACGGCGCCCGGTGGCGGTGCATGTGTCCTTCGTTCACTCCCGGTTGTTCACCGCGATGGCCATCGCAATGCTGCGCGGCTTCCCGCTCGTCATGCTGGCCGACGACGACCCGCGGCAGGCCGCCGACCTGTTCGCCCGGCTGCGCCCGGGTGTGATCGAGGCGCACCCCAACACGTTCATGCGGTGGGAGGAGCTGGCGGACGACCCGCGGCGACCGCTGGCGCAGGTGAAGTACTTCAGCAGCACCTTCGACGCCATCCATCCCCGGACCGTGCAGCGGATGCTGCGGGCCTCCCGGCACCGGCTGCCGCTCTTCGCCCAGCTCTACGGACAGAGCGAAGCCGGGCCGGTGGTCGGGCGGATCTTCACCCGCTGGCGCGGCGAGGACGCCGACGGCCGTTGCGTCGGCCGCGCGTTCCCCGGCATGACCGCGGTCCGGGTGGTCAGCCGGGACGGGCGGCCGGTGTCCGAGACGTCCCCCGGGTACATCGAGGTCCGCACCAACGGCCGGGTCCTGACCTACCTGGGCGAACCCGAACGCTATGCCCAGCAGGAGCACGACGCGTGGTGGCGGATGGGCGACGTGGGCTACCGCACGCGGTGGGGCTGCCTGCACCTGCTCGATCGTGAGGTCGATGTCATCCCCGGCTTCGGCAGCACGCTGTCGGCGGAGGACGCCCTCTTCTCCGCGCTGGACGAGCTGGTCGAAGTCATCATCGTGCCCGGCCCGGACAGCACGCCGGTGCCGGTGGTGTGCACCCGGGACGACAAGCCGCTCGACAAGGTCGCGTGGGACCGAGCCACGACCGGCCTACCCCGGATGGCGGAGCCGGTCCAGTGGCGCCGGGCAGACCTGCCACAGACCGCCACCACCAAGATCAAGCGACTGGAGCTGGCCAGGGCGCTGGGCGATGGGAACAGGAGCCGATAG
- a CDS encoding SRPBCC family protein, with amino-acid sequence MTPTNTQITPLFDVRARTRIAATPAEVYAVVSDLPRSAEWSTECTGGAWVSGRPATVGAVFRGENLRAEDVVAWAPVVRGTWHTESQVVAAEPGRVFRWAMRDSAGDPQDSVWSYEIAPDGDGCVLVHGLRMGTATEGIRGITAGMDEATRKRFFADWTEKLAGDLLATLHRIKALIEKA; translated from the coding sequence ATGACCCCAACGAATACCCAGATCACGCCGTTGTTCGATGTCCGGGCCCGGACGCGGATCGCCGCGACACCGGCCGAGGTGTACGCGGTGGTCAGCGATCTGCCGCGCAGCGCCGAATGGAGCACGGAGTGCACAGGCGGAGCCTGGGTGTCCGGCCGCCCGGCGACGGTGGGCGCCGTCTTCCGCGGCGAGAACCTGCGAGCCGAGGACGTCGTGGCGTGGGCACCCGTCGTCCGCGGTACCTGGCACACCGAGTCACAGGTGGTCGCCGCCGAGCCCGGACGGGTCTTCCGCTGGGCCATGCGGGACAGTGCCGGGGATCCTCAGGACAGTGTCTGGTCGTACGAGATCGCGCCGGACGGCGACGGCTGCGTGCTGGTGCACGGCCTACGCATGGGCACCGCGACCGAGGGGATCCGGGGGATCACCGCAGGGATGGACGAGGCCACCAGGAAGAGGTTCTTCGCCGACTGGACCGAGAAGCTGGCCGGGGACCTTCTGGCCACGCTGCACCGCATCAAGGCGCTCATCGAGAAGGCGTGA
- a CDS encoding NADPH:quinone reductase, protein MLAAYVNRLGSPEEIRHGELPPPRPRSNEVLVNVCATTVNPVDTFVRSGQYPTTLSFPFVIGRDLVGVVAEAGADASGFAPGDWVWCNSLGHDGRQGAAAEQAVVAADRLYHLPEGVAPTAAVAVVHPAATAWLALFRHGCFRRGETVLVAGAAGNVGSALVVLAAEAGARVLATAARCDLAYTRGLGAAEAFDYADPRLTEHLRSRCPRGIDVHLDTSGRNDLGTAVELLAPRGRIVLLAGARTHPVLPAGALYTKDGSIRGFVISRATTAELGEVAGALNRLLPTGRLRARRTQTLPLPAAAEAHRRMEAGELHGKRLILDIAGATAP, encoded by the coding sequence GTGCTGGCTGCCTATGTGAACCGACTCGGGTCACCTGAAGAGATCCGCCACGGGGAACTCCCGCCCCCGCGACCCCGATCGAACGAGGTGCTGGTCAACGTCTGCGCCACCACGGTCAACCCGGTGGACACCTTCGTGCGGTCCGGGCAGTATCCGACCACGCTGAGCTTCCCGTTCGTGATCGGTCGGGACCTGGTCGGTGTGGTCGCCGAGGCGGGTGCCGACGCGTCCGGCTTCGCCCCGGGCGATTGGGTGTGGTGCAACAGCCTGGGCCACGACGGCCGGCAGGGGGCCGCGGCGGAACAGGCGGTGGTGGCGGCGGACCGGCTCTACCACCTGCCGGAGGGGGTGGCACCGACCGCCGCGGTCGCTGTGGTGCACCCCGCGGCCACCGCCTGGCTCGCGTTGTTCCGACACGGCTGCTTCCGGCGGGGGGAGACCGTCCTCGTCGCCGGGGCCGCGGGCAACGTCGGCAGTGCGCTCGTTGTGCTGGCCGCCGAGGCGGGCGCTCGGGTGCTCGCCACCGCCGCCCGCTGCGACCTGGCGTACACCCGCGGACTCGGGGCGGCCGAGGCGTTCGACTACGCCGATCCCCGCCTGACCGAGCATCTGAGGTCGCGGTGCCCGCGAGGGATCGACGTTCACCTGGACACCTCGGGGCGGAACGACCTCGGCACCGCGGTCGAACTCCTCGCTCCCCGAGGTCGGATCGTGCTGCTCGCCGGCGCGCGGACGCACCCCGTCCTGCCGGCGGGCGCGCTCTACACCAAGGACGGCTCGATTCGGGGATTCGTCATCTCCCGTGCCACGACGGCCGAACTGGGCGAGGTCGCCGGGGCCCTCAACCGGTTGCTCCCCACCGGGCGTTTGAGGGCCCGGAGGACACAGACCCTGCCGTTGCCCGCCGCCGCCGAGGCCCACCGGCGCATGGAAGCCGGTGAACTGCACGGAAAGCGGCTGATCTTGGACATCGCCGGAGCCACGGCGCCGTAG
- a CDS encoding MFS transporter produces MERRWWTLLVVCAAMFMLLIDINVVVVALPNIQHALDASFGSLQWMTDAYALTLAALLLTAGSLADTYGRRRAFALGLVVFTGGSLLCGLSPSAPTLVLFRAVQGCGGAILSATSLALLAGSFHGRQRGVAFGVWGAVAGAATGLGPVLGGVLTDGVGWRGIFLVNVPVGIAALVITVCRVDESRAPRGGRIDWPGVVTLTAGLFSLVYGLITASDAGWRERGVPLWLGLAVCCLVAFVVVEWRVPEPMFSLSLLRIPSFLGGSVAAFAMNASLYAVFLYLVLYLQNGLGGSPLATGVRLLVGSAFTFVAAFASGRLTSRVPVRWLIGPGLGLVGAGLLLMRGVTAGSDWTHLIAGLVVSGIGAGMVNPPLASTAVGVVPPQWSGMASGANQTFRQIGIAVGVACYGTVFAASLHTTLQRRLADIPAVRDRVEQVAGAVHRGVADQEVALAPPEARGALADAIHTGFADSLNAVLLVGGLLALVGGALATALIRGRDFAAPQPPRGEPAHRRSTEVSGGR; encoded by the coding sequence ATGGAACGCCGATGGTGGACGCTGCTGGTGGTGTGCGCGGCGATGTTCATGCTGCTGATCGACATCAACGTGGTCGTCGTCGCCCTGCCGAACATCCAGCACGCGCTCGACGCGAGCTTCGGCAGCCTGCAGTGGATGACGGACGCCTACGCCCTCACGCTGGCTGCGCTGCTGCTCACCGCCGGATCCCTCGCCGACACGTATGGCCGGCGGCGGGCGTTCGCCCTCGGCCTGGTGGTCTTCACCGGCGGCTCGCTGCTCTGCGGCCTCTCACCAAGCGCGCCGACGCTGGTCCTGTTCCGCGCGGTGCAGGGGTGCGGCGGCGCGATCCTGTCGGCCACGTCGCTGGCACTGCTGGCCGGCTCCTTCCACGGCAGGCAACGGGGGGTGGCCTTCGGCGTCTGGGGTGCCGTCGCGGGCGCCGCGACCGGTCTGGGCCCGGTCCTCGGCGGCGTGCTGACCGATGGCGTCGGCTGGCGGGGGATCTTCCTGGTGAACGTGCCGGTCGGGATCGCCGCGCTGGTCATCACGGTGTGCAGGGTGGATGAGTCCCGCGCCCCGCGGGGCGGCCGGATCGACTGGCCGGGTGTGGTGACCCTGACAGCCGGGCTGTTCAGCCTGGTCTACGGGCTGATCACGGCGAGCGACGCCGGATGGAGGGAGCGGGGTGTGCCCCTCTGGCTCGGCCTGGCGGTGTGTTGCCTGGTGGCGTTCGTGGTGGTCGAGTGGCGGGTGCCGGAACCGATGTTCAGCCTGTCGCTCCTGCGCATCCCGTCATTCCTCGGCGGCTCGGTGGCGGCCTTCGCGATGAACGCCTCGCTGTACGCGGTCTTCCTCTACCTCGTCCTCTATCTCCAGAACGGCCTCGGCGGCAGCCCGCTGGCCACCGGCGTCCGGCTGCTGGTCGGATCTGCCTTCACCTTCGTCGCCGCCTTCGCATCGGGCAGGCTGACCAGCCGGGTGCCGGTGAGGTGGCTGATCGGTCCGGGCCTGGGCCTGGTGGGTGCCGGGCTGCTGCTGATGCGGGGTGTGACCGCCGGGTCCGACTGGACCCACCTCATTGCCGGGCTCGTCGTCTCCGGCATCGGCGCCGGCATGGTCAATCCACCCCTCGCCTCGACGGCGGTGGGCGTGGTGCCGCCGCAGTGGTCCGGGATGGCGTCGGGAGCCAACCAGACCTTCCGGCAGATCGGAATCGCGGTCGGGGTCGCCTGCTACGGCACGGTCTTCGCGGCGTCTCTGCACACGACGCTCCAGCGGCGGCTGGCTGACATCCCGGCAGTGCGCGACCGGGTCGAGCAGGTCGCCGGTGCGGTGCACCGCGGAGTCGCCGATCAGGAGGTCGCACTCGCGCCGCCGGAGGCCCGTGGCGCGCTGGCTGACGCGATCCACACCGGATTCGCCGACTCCCTCAATGCCGTGCTGCTCGTCGGCGGCCTGCTGGCGCTGGTGGGCGGGGCGTTGGCCACCGCCCTGATCCGTGGCCGGGACTTCGCCGCCCCCCAGCCGCCGCGGGGGGAACCGGCGCACCGACGGAGCACCGAGGTGTCAGGTGGTCGCTAG
- a CDS encoding class I SAM-dependent methyltransferase, translated as MPAQRTVAPESTAVRVALWRAMHAQVDEPPHVLQDEIGLELVAPGANWHRRPDMGKNATSGFRAGVVARARFVEDLVADRFSDGVRQYVILGAGLDTFAQRHPELAAEMRVFEIDQYGPQEWKRQRLSELGYGVPEWLRMVPVDFEKDEDWWGRLIEAGFDLDRPAVLASTGVSMYLTKDAVADTLAKAAQTAQGSAFAMTFLLPPETVAASGGKPRYPIRFRSCFTAEEMLQLARAAGFHEVRHLSTADLTERYFTGRPDGLRPEVGESFLLATT; from the coding sequence ATGCCCGCCCAGCGAACCGTCGCACCGGAGTCGACAGCCGTACGAGTGGCCCTGTGGCGGGCCATGCACGCCCAGGTCGACGAGCCCCCGCATGTCCTTCAGGACGAGATCGGCCTGGAACTCGTCGCGCCCGGCGCGAACTGGCACCGCCGTCCCGACATGGGGAAGAACGCCACCAGCGGCTTCCGCGCGGGCGTCGTCGCCCGGGCGCGGTTCGTGGAGGACCTGGTCGCCGACCGGTTCTCCGATGGCGTCCGGCAGTACGTGATCCTCGGCGCCGGTCTGGACACCTTCGCCCAGCGGCATCCGGAACTCGCAGCCGAAATGAGGGTGTTCGAGATCGACCAGTACGGCCCGCAGGAATGGAAGCGGCAGCGGCTGAGCGAGCTCGGCTACGGCGTACCCGAATGGCTGCGGATGGTACCGGTCGATTTCGAGAAGGACGAGGACTGGTGGGGGCGGCTGATCGAGGCCGGCTTCGACCTGGACCGGCCGGCGGTGCTGGCCAGCACCGGAGTCAGCATGTACCTCACCAAGGACGCGGTCGCGGACACCCTGGCCAAGGCGGCGCAGACCGCCCAGGGCTCTGCCTTCGCCATGACCTTCCTGCTGCCGCCCGAGACCGTCGCCGCCAGTGGCGGGAAACCGCGGTACCCGATCCGGTTCCGCAGTTGCTTCACCGCCGAGGAGATGCTCCAACTGGCGCGCGCGGCCGGGTTCCACGAGGTGCGGCACCTCTCGACGGCGGACCTCACCGAGCGCTACTTCACCGGACGGCCGGACGGGCTGCGACCCGAGGTCGGCGAGTCGTTTCTGCTAGCGACCACCTGA
- a CDS encoding DoxX family protein: protein MAGTGRLVMRGIVGGLAIGFGGRKLFGWFGGAGRERTAENFESFGYRNGRAMAALAGVTELTAGVGLVTGTATPLAASALIGEMVNAAAVHRREGLWAENGGYEYPLVLATAAACLAWDGPGPLSVDHALGRERTGPVWGLGALVLGAATGTTVWRLFRDEQK from the coding sequence ATGGCAGGTACGGGCCGGTTGGTCATGAGGGGCATCGTCGGTGGACTGGCCATCGGCTTCGGCGGCCGGAAGCTGTTCGGCTGGTTCGGCGGTGCAGGCCGCGAGCGGACGGCGGAGAACTTCGAGTCGTTCGGGTACCGCAACGGCCGAGCGATGGCCGCCCTGGCCGGAGTCACCGAACTGACCGCGGGCGTGGGCCTGGTGACCGGGACCGCTACCCCACTGGCCGCGTCCGCCCTCATCGGGGAGATGGTCAACGCGGCAGCCGTGCACCGGCGGGAGGGCCTGTGGGCCGAGAACGGGGGCTACGAGTACCCGCTGGTCCTCGCCACGGCAGCGGCCTGCCTGGCCTGGGACGGCCCGGGGCCGCTCTCCGTCGACCACGCGCTCGGCCGCGAGCGGACGGGTCCCGTCTGGGGGCTGGGCGCCCTCGTGCTCGGCGCTGCCACCGGGACGACCGTGTGGCGTCTGTTCCGCGACGAGCAGAAGTGA
- a CDS encoding 4-hydroxyphenylacetate 3-hydroxylase family protein: MPARTGKQYLDHLKSLNPEIYLNGRRIAHVTEEPVFAGPLRTIAEQYDLQLDPRYVDVCTYVSPTTGERLSRSFQPCRSKEDLVAKRRHFKLRADHTFGMMGRSPDFMNAFVLGWNTNAPVFGELDERFGENARRYYEHVRDNDLFLTHVLINPAIDRSKTSAQQEDPFLHLGKVRETDGGIVVRGAKMLSTMAPFAEELVVVPFGGIAPGDDDYAVVFAIPIDTPGLKFICREPVAPAGRTEFDHPLSSRFEEMDCIAVFDDVLVPWDRVVVDGRPGSRDLVNRVLGNDPSVLVVNGARSLASSELLCGIATKIADATGIDGFLHVQEKLGDLVSRLETLRTLFYGAEALAAPLRDGTWVPYMPGMMAFLMQTAPTHRRMVEVIQILAAGNFFYAPSSGDFANEELRPFIDRFVRGRPGIPAQERVRLFKLAWDVAGDGFGQRLMQYVNYYSGDPVRLTAGLYLGADKTEIHRTVERALAGSDRSLDIPLSPEVLEMAPPPPPTKPLTGMYPAKSQPSA; the protein is encoded by the coding sequence GTGCCCGCACGCACGGGGAAGCAGTACCTCGACCACCTGAAGTCGCTCAACCCGGAGATATATCTCAACGGCCGCCGCATCGCGCACGTCACCGAGGAACCGGTCTTCGCCGGCCCGTTGCGGACCATCGCGGAGCAGTACGACCTCCAACTGGACCCGCGCTACGTCGACGTCTGCACCTATGTGTCCCCCACGACGGGTGAACGGCTGTCGCGCTCCTTCCAGCCGTGCCGGAGCAAGGAGGACCTGGTCGCCAAGCGGCGGCACTTCAAGCTCCGGGCCGACCACACCTTCGGGATGATGGGCCGGTCGCCGGACTTCATGAACGCGTTCGTCCTGGGCTGGAACACCAACGCCCCGGTCTTCGGTGAACTGGACGAGCGGTTCGGCGAGAACGCGCGCCGGTACTACGAGCACGTGCGGGACAACGATCTCTTCCTGACCCATGTGCTGATCAACCCGGCGATCGACCGGTCGAAGACCTCCGCCCAGCAGGAGGACCCGTTTCTTCACCTGGGGAAGGTGCGGGAGACCGACGGGGGAATCGTCGTCCGTGGCGCGAAGATGCTCAGCACCATGGCGCCGTTCGCGGAGGAGCTCGTGGTCGTCCCCTTCGGAGGCATCGCCCCGGGCGACGACGACTACGCGGTGGTGTTCGCCATCCCCATCGACACACCGGGGTTGAAGTTCATCTGCCGCGAGCCGGTGGCACCGGCCGGCCGGACGGAGTTCGACCATCCGCTCAGCAGCCGGTTCGAGGAAATGGACTGCATCGCCGTCTTCGACGATGTGCTGGTCCCCTGGGACCGGGTCGTCGTCGACGGCCGACCTGGCAGCCGGGACCTGGTCAACCGAGTGCTCGGCAACGATCCGAGCGTCCTGGTGGTCAACGGCGCCCGGAGCCTGGCCTCGTCGGAGCTACTGTGCGGCATCGCGACGAAGATCGCCGACGCGACCGGGATCGACGGCTTCCTGCACGTCCAGGAGAAGCTCGGCGACCTGGTCTCCCGGCTCGAAACCCTGCGGACGCTGTTCTACGGCGCCGAGGCCCTGGCCGCGCCGTTGCGGGACGGCACCTGGGTGCCGTACATGCCGGGAATGATGGCGTTCCTCATGCAGACCGCACCGACGCACCGCCGGATGGTCGAGGTCATCCAGATCCTCGCGGCGGGCAACTTCTTCTACGCGCCGTCCAGCGGGGACTTCGCCAACGAGGAGCTGCGCCCGTTCATCGACCGGTTCGTACGGGGTCGTCCGGGCATCCCGGCGCAGGAGCGGGTCCGGCTGTTCAAACTTGCCTGGGACGTGGCCGGCGACGGGTTCGGCCAGCGGCTCATGCAGTACGTGAACTACTACAGCGGCGACCCGGTGCGGCTGACCGCCGGACTCTACCTGGGCGCGGACAAGACGGAGATCCACCGGACGGTCGAGCGGGCGCTGGCCGGTTCGGACCGGAGCCTGGACATCCCGCTCTCACCCGAGGTGCTGGAAATGGCGCCCCCTCCTCCGCCGACCAAGCCGCTCACCGGGATGTACCCGGCCAAGAGCCAGCCGTCGGCGTAG
- a CDS encoding FMN-dependent NADH-azoreductase translates to MSLFRLDTSILGTRSSTVALADLVEQEWRAATPGAPVVRRHLGETPLPPTAWSAAVSTRFTPPDRHTPEQRDALVLAAALTDELVAADAVLCAAPLYNFGVSQHLKAWVDLVLTDPRMAPGGDKPLTGRPAVLVTARGGAYGPGTPRDGWDHAIGWMRRIFSDVWDLELTVVERELTLVGVDPALDRFTELAARTRIAAEEQACAAGRNLALRERASLG, encoded by the coding sequence ATGTCTCTCTTCCGGCTGGACACCAGCATCCTCGGCACCCGATCCAGCACCGTCGCGCTCGCCGACCTCGTGGAACAGGAGTGGCGCGCTGCGACCCCGGGCGCGCCGGTGGTCCGGCGCCACCTCGGTGAGACCCCGCTGCCACCGACCGCCTGGTCCGCTGCGGTGTCGACCCGGTTCACTCCCCCGGACCGGCACACTCCCGAGCAGCGGGACGCCCTGGTGCTGGCCGCGGCGCTCACCGACGAACTGGTCGCCGCCGACGCCGTGCTCTGTGCGGCGCCGCTGTACAACTTCGGCGTCTCCCAGCATCTGAAGGCCTGGGTGGACCTGGTGCTCACCGATCCGCGAATGGCCCCGGGCGGGGACAAACCGCTGACGGGCAGGCCGGCGGTGCTGGTGACCGCCCGGGGCGGCGCCTACGGGCCGGGGACCCCGCGGGACGGCTGGGACCACGCCATCGGCTGGATGCGCCGTATTTTCAGCGATGTCTGGGATCTCGAACTTACCGTTGTGGAAAGGGAGTTGACCCTTGTCGGGGTCGATCCGGCGCTGGACCGGTTCACCGAGTTGGCCGCGCGCACCCGGATCGCCGCCGAGGAGCAGGCCTGCGCGGCGGGCCGCAACCTCGCCCTGCGCGAGAGAGCTTCCCTCGGCTGA
- a CDS encoding aromatic ring-hydroxylating oxygenase subunit alpha: MKLSPDLHTDLATGVVDRDIYTSEKIFALEKERIFTRTWNYACTTRDLKKPGDYFTVSIADQPVLVVRDNGGEIRAFHNACTHRGAILTGERCGNQGQVLKCMYHAWAFNLKGDLVGVPYEEGYGQDFDRGAHGLKPVHCDTFHDLVFVALRPRVPSLTDFLGEMTDYLAPYVQGIEPIGRNSWIYQGNWKFWHENFRDDYHAEFTHRSIRDLLAGTAARGWNWGAAPGHSVLQWAFPPLDPPKYARALQRFSGVDFSDGTMPVGWNSMLAQGPPGPPEGFEGAEPPEIRQEVLALFPNLDIQPGPKDTPRGMKAGYIQTVTPLGVDRARVDITVYSDIEDDEATRQELLENLADTQGSWGKLSCDDTEAATRCQIGVRGEGGRYNLFTRGVAPGRGGEGADVRDEYSQREFFRVYQQYLQDES; the protein is encoded by the coding sequence ATGAAGTTGAGCCCGGATTTGCACACCGATCTCGCCACGGGGGTGGTGGACCGGGACATCTACACAAGCGAGAAGATCTTCGCGTTGGAGAAAGAGAGGATATTCACCCGGACTTGGAATTATGCCTGCACGACCCGTGATCTGAAAAAGCCCGGCGACTACTTCACGGTTTCCATCGCCGACCAGCCGGTGCTCGTGGTGCGGGACAATGGCGGGGAGATCCGCGCCTTCCACAACGCCTGCACCCACCGCGGCGCGATCCTGACCGGCGAGCGGTGCGGCAACCAGGGCCAGGTACTCAAGTGCATGTACCACGCCTGGGCGTTCAATCTGAAGGGCGACCTCGTCGGGGTGCCCTACGAGGAGGGCTACGGACAGGACTTCGACCGTGGTGCGCACGGCCTGAAGCCGGTGCACTGCGACACCTTCCACGACCTGGTCTTCGTCGCGCTGCGTCCGAGGGTGCCGTCACTCACCGACTTCCTCGGCGAGATGACCGACTACCTCGCGCCGTATGTGCAGGGCATCGAGCCGATCGGCCGCAACAGCTGGATCTACCAGGGCAACTGGAAGTTCTGGCACGAGAACTTCCGTGACGACTACCACGCCGAATTCACCCACCGCAGCATCCGCGACCTGCTGGCCGGCACCGCCGCACGTGGCTGGAACTGGGGCGCGGCGCCCGGGCACTCGGTCCTCCAGTGGGCCTTCCCTCCCCTCGACCCGCCGAAGTACGCCCGCGCCCTGCAGCGCTTCAGCGGAGTGGACTTCTCGGACGGCACCATGCCGGTCGGCTGGAACAGCATGCTCGCCCAGGGGCCGCCCGGCCCGCCCGAGGGGTTCGAGGGCGCCGAACCGCCGGAGATCCGGCAGGAAGTGCTCGCGCTCTTCCCCAACCTCGACATCCAGCCCGGCCCCAAGGACACGCCGCGCGGTATGAAGGCGGGGTACATCCAGACGGTCACCCCGCTCGGCGTCGATCGCGCCCGGGTCGACATCACCGTCTACTCAGACATCGAGGACGACGAGGCGACGCGGCAGGAGCTGCTGGAGAACCTCGCCGACACCCAGGGTTCGTGGGGCAAGCTCAGCTGCGACGACACCGAGGCAGCCACCCGCTGCCAGATCGGAGTGCGCGGAGAGGGTGGCCGGTACAACCTCTTCACCCGCGGGGTCGCACCCGGCCGGGGCGGCGAGGGCGCCGATGTCAGGGACGAGTACTCGCAGCGCGAGTTCTTCCGGGTCTACCAGCAGTACCTCCAGGACGAGTCGTGA